The following proteins are co-located in the Xiphophorus maculatus strain JP 163 A chromosome 8, X_maculatus-5.0-male, whole genome shotgun sequence genome:
- the LOC102220370 gene encoding serine/arginine-rich splicing factor 9-like has translation MSDGRIYVGNLPMDVQERDVEDLFFKYGKIREIELKNNRGTVPFAFIRFEDPRDAEDAVFGRNGYAYGNSKLRVEYPRSSAAKTGPMGGFGGGGQRGRFGPPTRRSEFRVIVTGLPSTGSWQDLKDHMREAGDVCFADVQRDGEGVVEFLRREDMEYALRRLDRTEFRSHQGETSYIRVYEERGGANWGRSRSRSRSRGRYSPPYFNRGSPPRYPSPPRHPMLRHSPPPRRHPPPHHSPPPRHYR, from the exons ATGTCTGACGGCCGGATCTATGTTGGAAATCTCCCCATGGACGTCCAGGAGAGAGACGTAGAGGATCTCTTcttcaaatatggaaaaatcCGAGAAATAGAATTGAAGAATAACAGAGGAACTGTTCCTTTTGCCTTCATCCGGTTCGAGGATCCACG GGATGCTGAGGATGCTGTCTTTGGAAGAAATGGATATGCATATGGGAACTCCAAGCTACGTGTAGAGTATCCTCGATCCTCTGCTGCCAAAACTGGTCCAATGGGAGGTtttggaggaggaggacagagaggaaggTTTGGACCCCCAACTCGAAGATCCGAATTTCGGGTCATAGTGACTG GGTTACCATCTACTGGAAGCTGGCAGGATCTGAAGGATCACATGCGAGAAGCAGGAGATGTTTGTTTCGCAGATGTACAGAGAGATGGTGAGGGCGTAGTGGAGTTTCTCCGTAGGGAGGATATGGAGTACGCGCTACGCCGACTTGACCGGACAGAGTTTCGTTCGCATCAG GGTGAGACCTCGTATATCCGAGTTTATGAGGAGAGAGGCGGTGCCAACTGGGGTCGTTCACGTTCTCGTTCCAGATCCCGAGGCCGCTATTCTCCTCCGTATTTTAACAGAGGATCTCCCCCTCGCTACCCGTCACCTCCACGCCATCCCATGTTAAGGCATAGTCCACCTCCGAGGAGGCACCCCCCACCTCACCATAGCCCACCTCCACGTCATTACAGATAG